A single region of the Chitinophaga niabensis genome encodes:
- the kduI gene encoding 5-dehydro-4-deoxy-D-glucuronate isomerase has protein sequence MSTSIETRYASSPQEAKSWDTAQARQALLITPLFEADAVRLVYSHYDRFITGGVMPVKKAVKLETVDPLKAGYFLERRELGIINTGGAGTVTVDGEVFSINFKEALYIGKGKKEVIFASKDAAAPALFYINSTPAHMNYPTRHITRKEADVVVLGAQETSNHRTINKLLVNAVLPTCQLQMGMTELKPGNTWNTMPAHTHDRRMEVYFYFEVPQGQSVCHFWGQPQETRHIWMQNNEAVISPPWSIHSGAGTSNYTFIWGMAGENLDYGDMDHCAIPDLR, from the coding sequence ATGAGCACGTCTATTGAAACCAGATACGCCAGCAGCCCGCAGGAAGCTAAATCCTGGGATACTGCACAGGCAAGACAAGCTTTACTGATCACACCTTTATTTGAAGCGGATGCCGTCCGCCTGGTGTACAGTCATTATGACCGCTTTATTACCGGAGGCGTTATGCCGGTGAAAAAAGCCGTGAAACTGGAAACAGTAGATCCCCTGAAAGCCGGTTATTTCCTGGAACGCAGGGAACTGGGCATTATCAACACAGGTGGCGCAGGTACTGTAACAGTAGATGGGGAAGTATTCTCCATCAACTTCAAGGAAGCTTTATACATTGGAAAAGGTAAAAAGGAGGTGATCTTTGCCAGTAAGGATGCTGCAGCACCCGCCCTTTTTTACATCAATTCCACCCCTGCCCACATGAACTATCCAACCCGCCACATCACCCGCAAAGAGGCAGATGTAGTGGTACTGGGGGCACAGGAAACTTCCAATCACCGTACCATCAACAAACTGCTGGTGAACGCCGTATTACCTACCTGCCAGTTGCAGATGGGCATGACGGAACTGAAACCAGGCAATACCTGGAATACCATGCCGGCGCATACACACGACCGCCGCATGGAAGTATATTTCTATTTCGAAGTGCCGCAGGGGCAGTCCGTTTGCCACTTCTGGGGCCAGCCGCAGGAAACAAGGCACATCTGGATGCAGAATAACGAAGCCGTTATTTCTCCTCCATGGTCTATTCATTCCGGCGCGGGTACCAGCAATTACACCTTTATCTGGGGCATGGCAGGTGAGAACCTGGATTACGGGGATATGGACCATTGCGCCATTCCTGACTTACGCTAA
- a CDS encoding DUF4861 family protein, with translation MKQFISLCLWMGVAFICQAQERSVTLSNPAATTSDLVELDYAQVAGSLKKGPFKIIHAATRKEIAYQLIYEGGKEPVKILLGTPVAAKSKISITFVAGTPAPVQKKTFGRYVPERKDDFAWENDRVAFRMYGKALEATPKENAYGVDVWSKRTENLVINNWYKRNNYHKDEGEGLDYYHVGYTLGGGGIAPYLKDSIWFPKNYTSWRILDSGPLRTTFELSYDAWQVDGATVNVTKTISLDAGAQLSKMQIRFTDTLPVAIGIIKRNEPGSMWLQEAAGVMGYWEPVHGKDGTTGVGCVILNPVKEMVVAKGHLLAVSATDKNKTVTYYTGAAWDKAGRITSAAQWFRYLQDQADRLKDPVKISFTR, from the coding sequence ATGAAGCAATTCATCTCTTTGTGTTTGTGGATGGGCGTGGCTTTTATCTGCCAGGCCCAGGAGCGTTCCGTTACCTTATCCAATCCTGCAGCTACCACCAGCGACCTGGTGGAACTGGATTATGCACAGGTGGCCGGCTCACTGAAGAAAGGGCCTTTTAAGATCATCCATGCAGCTACCCGTAAGGAGATAGCCTACCAGCTGATCTATGAAGGCGGAAAGGAGCCTGTGAAAATATTGCTGGGAACTCCCGTAGCAGCTAAAAGCAAGATCAGCATCACCTTCGTGGCAGGTACTCCGGCGCCCGTACAAAAGAAGACCTTTGGCAGATACGTACCGGAAAGGAAGGACGACTTTGCCTGGGAGAACGACCGTGTGGCTTTCCGTATGTATGGAAAGGCATTAGAGGCTACGCCAAAGGAAAACGCCTATGGTGTGGATGTATGGAGTAAACGCACGGAAAACCTGGTGATCAACAACTGGTACAAAAGGAACAATTACCATAAAGATGAAGGAGAGGGACTGGATTATTATCATGTAGGTTATACACTGGGAGGCGGTGGCATTGCTCCTTACCTGAAGGACAGTATCTGGTTCCCTAAGAACTATACCTCCTGGCGCATCCTGGACAGCGGGCCTTTGCGTACCACTTTTGAACTCAGCTATGATGCATGGCAGGTAGATGGCGCTACGGTGAACGTAACCAAAACCATTTCCCTGGATGCCGGCGCACAGCTCAGCAAAATGCAGATCAGGTTCACAGACACACTGCCTGTGGCCATCGGCATCATCAAAAGGAATGAGCCGGGGAGCATGTGGCTGCAGGAAGCAGCAGGTGTGATGGGATATTGGGAACCCGTACATGGAAAGGATGGCACCACGGGAGTAGGCTGTGTGATCCTGAACCCGGTGAAAGAGATGGTAGTAGCTAAAGGCCATCTGCTGGCTGTTTCAGCTACAGATAAGAACAAAACAGTAACTTACTATACCGGGGCTGCCTGGGATAAAGCAGGGCGCATCACTAGTGCCGCCCAATGGTTCCGCTACCTGCAGGATCAGGCTGACAGGTTGAAGGACCCGGTTAAAATATCATTTACCAGATAA
- a CDS encoding SDR family NAD(P)-dependent oxidoreductase, protein MSVLNLFSLQGKIALVTGCKRGIGKAMAVALAEAGADIIGVSASLELSGSDVEKEVLATGRKFKAYQCDFGKREALHTFIATVQKDFPVIDILVNNAGTIMRKPAAEHPDEYWDEVIAINQTAQFILTREIGKGMIARGKGKVIFTASLLTFQGGINVPGYAASKGAVGQLTKAFANEWASRGVNVNAIAPGYISTDNTAALRADEKRSQSILERIPASRWGEPEDFMGPVVFLASNASDYMHGTVMTVDGGWMGR, encoded by the coding sequence ATGAGCGTATTGAATCTTTTTAGTTTACAAGGTAAGATTGCACTGGTCACCGGTTGTAAGAGAGGGATCGGAAAGGCCATGGCCGTGGCTTTGGCAGAGGCCGGGGCAGATATCATAGGTGTATCCGCCTCCCTGGAACTATCCGGCAGCGATGTGGAAAAAGAGGTGCTGGCCACGGGCAGAAAGTTTAAAGCCTACCAATGCGATTTTGGGAAGCGCGAAGCATTGCATACTTTTATTGCAACGGTTCAGAAAGACTTCCCGGTGATCGATATCCTGGTGAACAATGCAGGGACTATCATGCGCAAGCCGGCAGCAGAACATCCTGATGAATATTGGGATGAAGTGATCGCCATCAACCAAACCGCGCAGTTCATCCTTACCCGTGAGATAGGGAAAGGAATGATCGCAAGAGGAAAGGGGAAAGTGATCTTCACTGCTTCATTGCTGACCTTCCAGGGTGGAATAAATGTACCGGGTTACGCAGCAAGCAAAGGCGCTGTAGGGCAACTCACCAAAGCATTTGCCAATGAGTGGGCTTCCCGTGGCGTAAATGTAAATGCAATCGCCCCCGGTTATATTTCAACAGATAATACTGCCGCCCTGCGCGCAGACGAGAAACGCAGCCAGAGCATCCTGGAGCGTATACCTGCTTCCCGCTGGGGAGAGCCGGAAGACTTTATGGGACCAGTTGTATTCCTTGCTTCTAACGCATCTGACTATATGCACGGCACCGTTATGACGGTAGACGGCGGTTGGATGGGTAGGTAA
- a CDS encoding LacI family DNA-binding transcriptional regulator codes for MAIRTEKTIVDIADELGLSVSTVSRALNDHPNISLKTKERVKKMARKLGYRPNAMAAGLRNNKSKTIGLIVPRISMFYPAAISTIIQNKLQEYGYNLIICQSNDSLEQEIALVNTLYSARVDGLAVSATLYTSDFSHFDIFKQQNIPLVFFDRVPPKEYNVKVIKGDDFLGGSLATEHLIDKGCKDIVHISGPLTCNLYKERLAGYKDALQKNKLPYKKPRVFFHELTKENAWQTAEKIFSQKPYPDGVFATNDTTALTILEYCRKNGIQVPQQCKIVGYSNDPRTEIVTPSITSVDQYPSTMGERIVAALMDLIQAKHPAAYRHSQEIVPITLVERESTAGPGRKKK; via the coding sequence ATGGCCATTCGTACTGAGAAAACAATTGTAGATATCGCCGACGAGCTGGGGCTTTCGGTGTCCACCGTTTCAAGGGCATTGAACGATCATCCCAACATCAGTCTCAAAACCAAAGAACGCGTAAAGAAAATGGCCCGCAAGCTGGGCTATCGCCCTAACGCCATGGCAGCCGGTTTGCGGAATAATAAAAGCAAAACCATTGGCCTGATCGTTCCCCGGATCTCCATGTTCTACCCGGCGGCTATCAGTACGATCATTCAGAATAAGTTACAGGAGTATGGCTATAACCTCATCATCTGCCAGAGCAATGATTCCCTTGAACAGGAAATTGCATTGGTGAATACTTTGTATTCAGCAAGGGTGGATGGGCTGGCTGTATCTGCTACACTGTACACTTCAGACTTCTCCCACTTTGATATATTCAAACAGCAGAATATTCCGCTGGTATTCTTTGACCGGGTACCCCCTAAAGAATACAATGTAAAAGTGATCAAAGGAGATGATTTCCTGGGTGGTTCTCTTGCCACGGAACACCTGATAGATAAGGGCTGTAAAGATATCGTACATATCTCCGGGCCGCTTACCTGTAACCTTTACAAGGAACGTTTGGCCGGCTACAAGGATGCTTTGCAAAAGAATAAGCTGCCTTACAAAAAGCCAAGAGTGTTCTTTCATGAACTAACAAAAGAAAATGCATGGCAGACTGCAGAGAAGATCTTCTCGCAGAAGCCTTACCCGGATGGCGTCTTTGCAACAAACGATACCACAGCGCTCACTATCCTGGAATATTGCCGCAAGAATGGTATACAGGTGCCGCAACAATGTAAGATCGTGGGTTATTCCAACGACCCGCGCACAGAGATCGTAACACCTTCCATTACTTCTGTGGACCAATATCCTTCCACGATGGGCGAACGGATCGTGGCTGCATTGATGGACCTTATCCAGGCTAAACATCCTGCGGCTTACCGCCATTCACAGGAAATAGTGCCTATTACCCTGGTCGAGCGGGAATCTACTGCCGGGCCAGGCAGAAAAAAGAAGTAA
- a CDS encoding glycoside hydrolase family 88 protein: MKTKLVFLLLACWLTNTQAQTKLSTKKMLSLVDESFRFSAAQYKHMMKSLPDSLFPRSTNKDGSLMTAKFNWWTAGFYPGSCWYIYEYTKDPAFKQEALKRQEYLLPDQYRTNTHDLGFLMYCSFGNGLRLEGTPGYKDILMTSSRSLITRFKPTIGAIRSWDHAGWKCPVIIDNMMNLEMLCWATKNSGDSTFYKIAVTHTNTTMKNHYRPDYSSYHVVDYDTITGNVVAKKTHQGHSDASAWSRGQAWGLYGYTMMYRETKDKKYLDQARHIADFMLNHPRMPKDLVPYYDYDAPEIPNAIRDASAAAVMSSALLELSRYTNKAESKRYWNAGADALISLASPAYRAKEGANNNFILMHSTGSMPGKSELDVPLSYADYYFLEALLRYKAWAAR, encoded by the coding sequence ATGAAAACAAAGCTGGTCTTTTTATTACTCGCCTGCTGGCTGACCAATACGCAGGCGCAAACAAAACTTTCCACGAAAAAAATGTTGTCACTGGTAGATGAGAGCTTCCGCTTCTCCGCTGCGCAGTACAAACATATGATGAAAAGCCTGCCGGATTCGCTTTTTCCAAGATCAACGAATAAAGACGGCAGCCTGATGACGGCTAAATTTAACTGGTGGACAGCCGGTTTCTATCCGGGTTCCTGCTGGTACATTTATGAATACACGAAAGATCCTGCATTCAAACAGGAAGCCCTGAAACGCCAGGAATACCTGCTGCCGGACCAGTACAGGACCAACACGCACGACCTTGGCTTTCTGATGTATTGCAGCTTTGGCAATGGCTTAAGACTGGAAGGAACACCGGGATACAAAGACATCCTGATGACGAGTTCCCGTTCCCTCATCACCCGCTTCAAACCTACTATCGGTGCTATCCGTTCCTGGGACCACGCAGGATGGAAATGCCCTGTGATCATCGATAACATGATGAACCTGGAAATGTTGTGCTGGGCTACAAAGAACAGCGGCGATTCCACTTTCTACAAGATTGCGGTAACACATACCAACACTACCATGAAGAATCATTACAGGCCGGATTATAGTTCCTATCACGTAGTGGATTATGATACCATCACCGGAAATGTAGTGGCCAAAAAAACGCACCAGGGCCATTCAGATGCTTCTGCATGGAGCCGCGGGCAGGCATGGGGATTATATGGTTATACCATGATGTACCGGGAAACAAAGGATAAAAAATACCTGGACCAGGCCCGCCATATCGCGGATTTTATGCTGAACCATCCACGTATGCCTAAAGACCTGGTGCCTTATTATGACTATGATGCTCCCGAGATCCCGAATGCTATCAGGGATGCTTCTGCCGCTGCCGTAATGAGTTCTGCCCTGCTTGAACTGAGCCGGTACACGAATAAAGCAGAAAGCAAACGTTACTGGAATGCAGGGGCGGATGCATTGATCAGCCTTGCCAGTCCTGCTTACAGGGCAAAAGAAGGTGCCAATAATAACTTCATTCTCATGCACAGCACTGGTTCCATGCCAGGTAAATCTGAACTGGACGTTCCTTTGTCCTATGCGGATTATTACTTCCTGGAAGCCCTGTTGCGTTATAAAGCATGGGCTGCACGCTAA
- a CDS encoding cation:proton antiporter, which produces MIHLPNLIADLALILGAAAITTLIFKKLKQPLVLGYLIAGILVGPYFDLFPTVREEENIKVWSEIGVIFLLFSLGLEFSFKKLMKVGGSASITAFVEVVVMLALGYGTGQLLGWNTMDSIFLGGVLSISSTTIIIRAFDELGVKGQKFAGLVFGILVVEDLIAIVLLVLLSTLAVSQQFAGTEMLISVVKLVFFLILWFIGGIFFIPTLLKKTKSLMSEETLLVTSLGLCLLMVVLATQVGFSAALGAFIMGSILAETTQAEKIEHLIKSVKDLFGAIFFVSVGMLIDPKMLQMYLGPVILITVITLVGKTLSTTIGAVLSGQPLKSSVQAGMSLAQIGEFSFIIATLGLTLKVTSDFLYPIAVAVSAVTTFTTPYMIKVAEPFYNWLDKRLPEKWKASLSRYSSGAQTISEASDWQIVLKAYITNTVICTVIIVAIGLLSSLYLLPKMNELMDPLWGRIITGIITFLVMMPFLWALAVRQVQTTAFSNLRKQNKYKGPLWLLRIARIGLAVFMIGFMLDRFFSFAIALSVTFVMVVVLVLLSRRIQVFYNRLEDRFFKNFNAREAAEAAAKAAKPDAAVLAPWDAHLASFQVRPEWDGVGKTLEELILREKYGVNIAMIERGERLIPIPPKTERLYPGDRLQVIGTDEQITSFRNYIDMHLPEIKHTRTEVELRRFDVRTGSAVFGKSIRQSGIRELARSMVVGIERGDQRILNPISDTVLEDGDVVWVVGNPKRTAALFRVKGEAPPQTQTA; this is translated from the coding sequence ATGATTCATTTACCAAATCTTATTGCGGACCTCGCCCTTATCCTGGGTGCAGCAGCCATTACAACACTGATCTTTAAAAAGCTGAAACAGCCACTGGTGCTTGGTTATTTAATAGCCGGTATCCTGGTAGGTCCGTATTTTGATTTGTTTCCTACCGTTAGAGAAGAAGAGAATATCAAGGTATGGTCTGAGATAGGAGTGATCTTTTTATTGTTCAGCCTTGGATTGGAATTCAGTTTCAAGAAATTAATGAAAGTAGGCGGCTCCGCTTCTATTACCGCATTCGTGGAAGTAGTGGTAATGCTCGCTTTGGGATATGGTACCGGTCAGTTACTGGGATGGAATACGATGGACAGTATTTTCCTGGGAGGAGTATTGTCTATTTCTTCCACAACCATCATCATCCGTGCATTTGATGAATTAGGTGTAAAGGGGCAAAAATTCGCAGGTCTTGTATTTGGCATCCTCGTGGTGGAAGACCTGATCGCTATCGTGTTATTGGTGTTGCTCTCCACATTAGCCGTGAGCCAGCAGTTTGCCGGTACTGAAATGCTCATTTCCGTTGTGAAGCTGGTGTTCTTTTTAATCCTCTGGTTTATTGGCGGTATATTCTTCATTCCCACTTTATTGAAGAAAACCAAATCGCTGATGAGTGAGGAAACCTTATTGGTAACCTCCCTGGGTTTATGTTTACTGATGGTGGTATTGGCTACACAGGTAGGCTTTTCTGCAGCATTGGGCGCATTCATCATGGGTTCCATCCTTGCTGAAACCACGCAGGCAGAGAAGATAGAGCATCTGATCAAATCTGTGAAAGACCTGTTCGGCGCCATTTTCTTCGTATCCGTTGGTATGCTCATTGATCCAAAGATGCTGCAAATGTATCTTGGCCCTGTAATATTGATCACGGTGATCACATTGGTAGGTAAAACATTGAGTACCACAATAGGCGCAGTATTATCCGGTCAGCCACTGAAATCTTCCGTACAGGCGGGTATGAGCCTTGCGCAGATCGGGGAGTTCTCTTTTATCATTGCTACGCTGGGGCTTACACTAAAAGTAACCAGTGATTTTCTATATCCTATTGCTGTGGCCGTTTCTGCGGTAACTACCTTCACCACGCCCTATATGATCAAGGTAGCGGAACCCTTCTATAACTGGCTGGATAAACGTTTACCTGAAAAATGGAAAGCCAGCCTGAGCAGGTATAGCAGCGGTGCGCAAACCATTTCTGAAGCAAGTGACTGGCAGATAGTTTTGAAAGCCTATATCACCAACACCGTTATTTGTACAGTGATCATTGTGGCTATTGGCCTGCTTTCTTCCTTATACCTGCTTCCGAAAATGAATGAACTGATGGACCCTTTATGGGGCAGGATCATTACAGGGATCATCACTTTCCTGGTCATGATGCCATTCCTCTGGGCATTGGCAGTAAGGCAGGTACAAACCACGGCTTTCTCCAACCTGCGTAAGCAGAATAAATACAAAGGCCCTTTATGGTTACTGCGGATAGCCCGCATTGGATTAGCCGTATTCATGATCGGATTTATGCTGGACCGGTTCTTCTCTTTTGCCATTGCCCTCTCTGTTACTTTTGTAATGGTGGTAGTGCTGGTATTGCTGTCCCGCAGGATCCAGGTATTTTATAACAGGCTGGAAGACCGTTTCTTCAAAAACTTCAATGCCCGCGAAGCAGCAGAGGCAGCAGCAAAAGCAGCCAAACCGGATGCCGCCGTACTGGCTCCATGGGATGCGCACCTTGCCTCTTTCCAAGTCCGGCCGGAATGGGATGGTGTGGGCAAAACCCTGGAAGAGCTTATCCTGAGAGAGAAATACGGCGTAAATATAGCCATGATCGAAAGGGGAGAACGCCTGATCCCTATTCCGCCTAAAACGGAACGCCTTTATCCGGGAGACCGTTTGCAGGTGATAGGTACGGATGAGCAGATCACTTCCTTCCGCAATTATATCGACATGCATCTGCCTGAGATCAAACATACCAGAACAGAAGTGGAACTGCGGCGGTTTGATGTGCGTACCGGTTCTGCAGTGTTTGGTAAAAGCATCCGCCAGTCCGGTATCCGGGAATTGGCCAGGAGTATGGTGGTAGGCATTGAGCGTGGCGATCAGCGGATCTTAAATCCTATATCAGATACTGTACTGGAAGATGGAGATGTAGTGTGGGTAGTGGGCAATCCTAAACGTACGGCAGCCCTCTTCCGTGTTAAGGGAGAAGCGCCTCCACAGACACAGACCGCATAA
- a CDS encoding LacI family DNA-binding transcriptional regulator: MKEKGQEIKRLSLKDVARMAGVAPSTVSFVLNGKARQMRISDELAEKVLAVVKKTGYTPHSVAVNLRTGQSKTLGLMVESISGSFFAALARVIESEADKYGYNIVYCSTENNPQKGGDLIRMLGRQQVDGYLITPAPGMEKDIQQLQAHKRPVVLMDSYFPEVSVPYVLIDNAGGVKQGIKHLVGKGYKKIGFVTVDMELVQIQQRLQGYKDTLRDNDMPVRNKQILRLSYNIPREEAVKTIQDFIKDNKGMDAIFFSTNYLGILGLESIAGLGLRIPHDMAMICFDDHDIFRLYPPGITVVQQPIEEIAKTAMTLLMNQLDKSKPATRKNQVEVPGKFIQRGSA; encoded by the coding sequence ATGAAAGAAAAAGGCCAGGAAATAAAGCGTCTCTCCCTTAAAGATGTAGCCAGGATGGCCGGTGTTGCGCCATCCACCGTTTCGTTTGTGTTAAATGGAAAGGCCCGCCAGATGCGGATCAGCGATGAGCTGGCAGAGAAAGTGCTGGCTGTAGTGAAAAAAACAGGGTACACCCCTCACTCTGTAGCCGTGAATTTGCGTACCGGCCAGTCCAAAACCCTTGGCCTGATGGTAGAAAGTATTTCCGGTAGTTTTTTCGCCGCATTGGCAAGGGTGATAGAATCCGAGGCCGACAAATATGGTTACAACATTGTGTATTGCAGTACCGAGAATAATCCGCAGAAAGGAGGGGACCTGATCAGGATGCTGGGCCGCCAGCAGGTAGATGGTTACCTGATCACCCCGGCTCCCGGTATGGAAAAGGATATTCAGCAATTACAGGCACATAAACGCCCGGTGGTTTTGATGGACAGTTATTTCCCGGAAGTATCGGTGCCTTATGTGCTGATCGATAATGCGGGTGGTGTGAAACAGGGCATAAAACACCTGGTAGGGAAAGGGTATAAGAAGATAGGATTTGTAACGGTAGATATGGAACTGGTACAGATCCAGCAGCGTTTGCAGGGATATAAAGATACACTGCGGGATAACGACATGCCGGTACGGAACAAACAGATCCTCAGGCTTTCTTATAACATTCCCCGGGAAGAAGCCGTTAAGACCATACAGGATTTTATAAAAGACAATAAAGGCATGGATGCTATTTTCTTTTCCACGAACTACCTGGGTATACTGGGATTGGAAAGTATAGCAGGCCTTGGCCTCAGGATACCACACGATATGGCCATGATCTGTTTTGATGATCATGATATATTCCGTTTGTATCCTCCCGGCATAACAGTGGTGCAGCAACCTATAGAAGAGATTGCCAAAACGGCAATGACCCTGTTGATGAACCAATTAGATAAAAGTAAACCCGCCACCCGTAAGAACCAGGTAGAAGTGCCCGGTAAATTTATTCAACGGGGCTCTGCCTGA